A window from Drosophila nasuta strain 15112-1781.00 chromosome 3, ASM2355853v1, whole genome shotgun sequence encodes these proteins:
- the LOC132791065 gene encoding uncharacterized protein LOC132791065, with translation MIVIRLFPFIFALTLVMTVPRTLAYKELDTCGGDREYPLGVCRYTDDCCTIKRYVMQKKINIKDVPSCGYDSPFKGKMICCPKTDTQRTTSGPPILRFTGSHLVTMRYLTEHRDDYSYRFTGVLLSSSLVLASKQCDAADDEGLPSRVKLGSQDAGVNDKSDIKIYVDRPTSYKNDLVLIKLRTRLNRTQLSENVTIANLCHPYDLLGHPQFFAAGYSYNTQKNEGCKKYTMELENLNLNECKNVKMTRQIEDLATDQSHLCLRPIPTFEMKNECSKCLTATSSVLHVQRRDGSQCVAGIATPTNDECIEDESPLYFTNILTKSVSDFFNGE, from the exons ATGATTGTCATTCGCTTATTTCCATTTATATTCGCCCTCACGTTGGTGATGACAGTGCCAAGAACATTGGCATACAAAG AGCTTGATACTTGCGGCGGTGACAGAGAATATCCACTGGGCGTGTGTCGCTACACTGATGATTGTTGCACAATTAAAAGGTATGTCATGCAGAAAAAGATCAACATCAAGGATGTGCCATCTTGTGGCTATGACAGTCCGTTTAAGGGTAAAATGATTTGCTGCCCCAAAACTGACACACAAAGAACGACTTCAGGTCCACCAATATTACG CTTCACTGGATCTCATCTGGTTACTATGCGATACTTAACAGAACATAGGGATGATTATTCGTACCGTTTTACGGGTGTTTTACTGTCGTCCTCGCTTGTTCTAGCGTCGAAGCAATGCGATGCAGCGGACGACGAGGGATTACCCAGCAGAGTAAAGTTGGGATCCCAAGATGCAGGAGTAAACGATAAATCAGATATTAAAATCTATGTTGAC AGACCCACGAGTTACAAAAATGACTTGGTGCTCATCAAGTTGAGAACGAGACTTAACAGAACACAACTGTCGGAAAATGTCACCATAGCGAATCTCTGTCATCCATACGATCTGCTGGGGCACCCGCAATTCTTTGCTGCAGGCTACTCATACAATACGCAAAAAA ACGAAGGCTGCAAAAAATACACGATGGAATTGGAAAACCTTAATCTCAACGAATGCAAAAATGTGAAGATGACGCGTCAAATCGAAGATTTGGCAACGGATCAGTCACATCTCTGTCTTCGCCCGATACCAACATTCGAGATGAAGAATGAGTGCTCAAAGTGCTTGACCGCGACATCCAGTGTTCTTCATGTGCAGCGTAGGGATGGCAGTCAGTGTGTGGCGGgcattgccacgcccacaaacGATGAGTGCATTGAGGACGAGAGTCCATTGTACTTCACCAATATCCTGACAAAGTCAGTCAGCGATTTCTTTAATGGCGAATAG
- the LOC132792535 gene encoding uncharacterized protein LOC132792535, with product MNQKKKRDDFSYRFTGVLLSSSLVLASNQYDAADDEGLPSKVKLGSQDAGVNDKSDIEIYVDRPTSYKNDLVLIKLRKRLNRTQLSENVSIANLCHPYDLLGHPQFFAAGYSYNTQKNEGCKKYTMELENLNLNECKNVKVTRQIEDLATDQSHLCLRPIPTFEMKNECSKCLTATSSVLHVQRRDGSQCVAGIATPTNDECIENESPLYFTNILTKSVSDFFNGE from the exons atgaatcaaaaa AAAAAAAGGGATGATTTTTCGTACCGTTTTACGGGTGTTTTACTGTCCTCCTCGCTTGTTCTAGCGTCGAATCAATACGATGCAGCGGACGACGAGGGATTACCCAGCAAAGTAAAGTTGGGATCCCAAGATGCAGGAGTAAACGATAAATCAGATATTGAAATCTATGTTGAC AGACCCACGAGTTACAAAAATGACTTGGTGCTCATCAAGTTGAGAAAGAGACTTAACAGAACACAACTGTCGGAAAATGTCAGCATAGCAAATCTCTGTCATCCATACGATCTGCTGGGGCACCCGCAATTCTTTGCTGCCGGCTACTCATACAATACGCAAAAAA ACGAAGGCTGCAAAAAATACACGATGGAATTGGAAAACCTTAATCTCAACGAATGCAAAAATGTGAAGGTCACGCGTCAAATCGAAGATTTGGCAACGGATCAGTCACATCTCTGTCTTCGCCCGATACCAACATTCGAGATGAAGAATGAGTGCTCAAAGTGCTTGACCGCGACATCCAGTGTTCTTCATGTGCAGCGTAGAGATGGGAGTCAGTGTGTGGCGGgcattgccacgcccacaaacGATGAATGTATTGAGAACGAGAGTCCTTTGTACTTTACCAATATCCTGACAAAGTCAGTTAGCGATTTCTTTAATGGCGAATAG